A region of Rhizorhabdus wittichii RW1 DNA encodes the following proteins:
- a CDS encoding SSU ribosomal protein S20P (PFAM: ribosomal protein S20) — MANTPQAKKRIRRNDRRAEINGARVSRIRTFVKKVEAALAAGDKTAATAALAAAQPELFRGVSKGVVHKNTASRKFSRLTKRIAALG; from the coding sequence ATGGCGAATACGCCGCAGGCAAAGAAGCGCATCCGTCGCAACGATCGTCGCGCCGAGATCAACGGTGCCCGGGTCAGCCGGATCCGCACCTTCGTGAAGAAGGTCGAGGCTGCGCTTGCCGCCGGCGACAAGACCGCCGCCACCGCCGCGCTGGCCGCTGCCCAGCCCGAGCTGTTCCGTGGCGTCTCGAAGGGCGTGGTCCACAAGAACACCGCCTCGCGCAAGTTCTCCCGCCTGACCAAGCGCATCGCCGCCCTCGGCTGA